The nucleotide window GAAGAAGGTGCCGACGCTCTCGCCGGCCACCAGGCGCAGCAGCACGTTCGGGGTGCGCCCTCCCGCGATGGCGACGGCCACGCCCCAGGACGTGGCGAGCTTCGCCGCCCGCACCTTGGTCGCCATGCCGCCTCTGCCGCGCTCGCTCGCGCTGGCGCCCGCCTGCTTCTCGATGGCGTCGTCCACCCGCTCCACGCGCGGAATGAGCTTCGCGGACGGGTCAACGCGCGGGTCGGCGGTGTACAGCCCGTCTAGGTCCGTCAGGATGACGAGCATGTCCGCGTCCACCAGGTTGGCGACCATCGCGGAGAGGAGATCGTTGTCGCCGAACGAGTCGTCCATGATCTCGTCCAGGGACACCAGGTCGTTCTCGTTGATGACGGTCACGACCCGCAGCTCGGCCAGCGACAGGAGGGTGTTGCGCACGTTCAGATAGCCGCCGCGGTCGGTGAGGTCGCCGCGGGTCAGAAGGGCCTGAGCGACGGTGATGCCGTGCCAGCGGAAGAGGTCTTCATACGCCTGCACAAGGCGGCCCTGGCCGACGGCGGCGAGAGCGGGCTTGGAGGGGCTGGTCTTGCTGTCCTTCGTCACGCCCAGCGAGTGCCGCCCCGCGGCGATGGCGCCCGACGAGACGAGCAGCACCTCGACGTTCTGGTGGACAAGCCGGCTGATCTGGCTGACCAGCGCCGCCATGACCTCCAGGTCCAGGCGGTCCGTGCCCGCGGTCAGCAGGTTGGTGCCCGCCTTGACGACGACGCGTCTGTATGCGGCGGAGCCGTCGCCGCCGTCGGTGGGAGGAGATGCGCCGGAAGCCGTGGGGTCCTGTTTCGCGCTCATAATGCACTATCTGCCGGATTCGCCGCGCCAGGTTCGGAAAAACGAGTTTATTATAGCATACGACGGATAGGGAAAGGCGCGGGTTATAGCTCCGCCGCCCGTCCCGCGGGAGCGTCACGGGGCTGGACGCGCGGCGCGGACGGTGTAGAATGATGCGCGACTGACCGACAGGGAGAATAACGTGAAAGCGTACTGTTTCAAGTGCCGCGCGTCCAAGCAGATGGCAAGCGCGAAGCAGATTACCATGCGGAACGGGCGGCCCGGCACCCAGGGCGCGTGCCCGACCTGTGGCGGGAAGATGTTCCGGCTGGGCAAGGCCTAACTCTGCCCGGCAACGGGCGGTGGTCACACGAGCTTGGTCACTGACACGGAAGCTGCTGGAGATACTTCCTCCGTCGCTTCCGGCTGGCGTCAGCGTTGCGTTCGCTTCCCCGTAACTCCTCGCCTGAGGCCTCCAGAACAGGGAGTTCAGAGGGGCTAGGCCCCTTTGACGGGGGTCTGGGGGTGTCCCCCAACGCTATTTATCTCCCCCTTCCGGACAGGAAGGGGGATCAAGGGGGATGGCCTACCCTCTCATCTCCTTGACGCTGGACAAAAACGGGCAGCATAATAGGCGCAGCCCCCAACGAGAGGTCTGTCCGTGCAAAACCAGCCCCCCGCTCAGCCCGCCGACGCCCTGAAGGGCCGTACCTTCCCCGTGTTGGACAAGGGCCATATCGTCCTGCTCGACTGCATCGGCTCCGACCTGCGCGTCGTCGAGGCGGCGCGCGTCTCCACCGGCAGCAAGGCGGGAGACATCGAGAAAGACCGCAAGCTCATCTCCTTCCTGATGGAGAACCACCACGAGACGCCGTTCGAGCACGTGGTCTTTCAGTTCATGGTCAAGTGCCCCATCTTCGTGGCGCGCCAGTGGTTCCGCCACCGCATCGCCAGCTACAACGAGCGCTCCGCCCGCTACCGCGTCTTCGCCGAGGAGTTCTACGTGCCGAGCAAGAACGACCTGCCCGGCGGCCTCTTCGACGAGCGCGACTTCGACGAGTACGCGAAGCTGATGCAGCAGGAGCACGCCTTCTACGAGCGCATGATCGAGAAGGGGAACCGGCTCAAGGGGCCGGAGAACCTGCTGCTGCGGCGCCGCGTCCGCGAGGTGTTCCGTGGAGTGCTGGGCACCGCCTACTACACGGAGTTCTACTGGACCATCAACTTCCGCTCCCTCATGAACTTCGTCAGGCTGCGCACGGATGAGGGCGCGCAGCTTGAGATACGGCGCTACGCCGACGTGCTCGCGTCCATCGCGAAGCAGACGGTGCCGCTCTGCTACGAGGCGTTCGAGAAGTACACGATGCGAAAGGCTCAGTAAGAGGCCTCATCCTCGGCCCTCTCCGACATACGAAGGAGCGCGAGCGTTCTGGACGAGAGGTAGATTCTTCGCTGCGCTCAGAATGACACAGGCACAGAAGTCACCCTGAGCGGAGCGAAGGGTCTACGCTGGCGAATACAGACGTAAAGCCTTCGCCTCCCGCAGGACTGGACAAGCCATTTTGGAGAGCAAGAACGTGACAGCGAGAATCATTGACGGCTTAGCCATTGCCCAGCAGGTCCGCGCCGAGGTCGCCGCGGACGTCGTGAAGCTCCAGCAGTCGCACAAGGTCACGCCCGGCCTCGCCGCCGTGCTCGTCGGCGACGACCCCGCGTCGGCGGTGTACGTGCGCAACAAGGCGAAGGCCTGCGCCGAGGCAGGCATCTTCGCGGAGACCGTCCGCCTGCCGCACAACACCACGGAGGCGGAGCTGCTCGGCGTCGTGGACAGGCTGAACTTCGACAGCCGCTTCCACGGCATTCTTGTCCAGCTCCCGTTGCCCCGGCACATCCACGAGGCCACCGTCCTCAACGCCATCTCGCCTGCGAAGGACGCGGATGGCATCCATCCCGTGAACATGGGCCGCCTGGCGCTCGGCCAGCCGAACGTCGTGTCCTGCACGCCGGCGGGCGTCCAGCAGATGCTCCTGCGCAGCGGCTACGACCCCGCGGGCAAGCACGTCGTCGTGTGCGGGCGCAGCAACATCGTGGGCAAGCCGGCGGCGCTGCTGCTCATGCAGAAGGCCCCCGGCGCCAACGCGACCGTGACCATCTGCCACACCGGCACTCGCAACCTGCCGGACATCGTCCGACAGGCGGACATCCTCATCGCCGCCGCGGGCAGCGCGCGCATGATCACGGCGGACATGGTCAAGCCCGGCGTCGTGGTCATTGACGTGGGCACGAACCGCGTCGAGGACTCCACGAAGAAGTCGGGCTACCGGCTCGTCGGTGACGTGGACTTCGACGCGGTGAAAGAGGTGGCGGCGGCCATCTCGCCTGTCCCCGGCGGCGTCGGGCCGATGACCATCGCTATGCTGCTCGTGAACACGGTCAAACTCGCGAAGGCGGCGGCCGGATAAGGCCGTCCGAGTGTCCTTTACCTACAATACGCTTACGAAGTCGTCATTGCGAGGAGTCCTTCCGTGGAAGGACGACGAAGCAATCTGGTGGAGGTGTGCGGACCCCGCCGCCAGATTGCCACGCCGTGCGCGCGCGCTGCGGCGGCCCTCCGGAGCCTGTGGTGAGGAACTCGAACCAGCGGGCCTCGCAATGACACTACGGCTAGCTTCGTGGACGCCACACTAGCGATATCGAACGGAGAAGGATACGATGAAGATTCAGTCCGTTACCACCACCGTCGCCGAGGTGCCTCTGGAGCGCGCATTCAGCGGCCCCCGCGACGTCAAGTACGTCTCGCTGGGGTACATCATCACGCAGATGCGGACTGACAGTGGGTTGCAGGGCGTCGGCATGGCCTGGTCGGCGAACAGCCGCCAGCTCAAGGCGCTGCGCATGTTCACCGACGAGCTTGGCGCCTTTCTGGTGGGCGACGACCCGCTCATGGTGGAGCGCGCGTGGGAGAAGATGCGGACGCACAGCGGCCTCGGCCCTGTGGGTGTGGCCGCCCACACGATGGCGATGATTGACACCGCGCTGTGGGACATCGCGGCGAAGGCGGCGGGCATGCCGCTGTGGAAGATGCTGGGCGGCTTCCGCGACAAGGTGTACGTCTATTCCAGCGACGGCCTCTGGCGCTCCATGACGCCCGACGAGCTGGCGCGCTCCGCCGCCGACTACGTGAAGCGCGGCTTCCGCGCCATGAAGATGCGCCTGGGCGGCGACCGCACCGTCGCGCAGGAGCTGGAGCGGGTGAGGGCGGTGCGCGAGGCCATCGGCGACGGCATCGAGCTTATGGTGGACATAAACGAGGCGTGGACGCCCCAGCGCGCGGTGCAAGTGGGCCATCTTTTGGAGGAGTTCAACCTGTACTGGCTGGAGGACCCCGTGACGCGGGACGACGTTGCGGGCATGGCGCACGTATCGGCCTCGCTGCGGACGCCCGTCGCCGCGGGCGAGTACCGCTACGGCACCGCGCCGCTCCGCGAGTTCATCGAACATAAGGCCGTGGACATTCTGATGGTGGACATCCACCGCGTCGGCGGGCTGACGCCCTGGCGCAAGATGGCGGGCTACTGCGAGGTGATGAACATCCCTCTCGCCACGCACGTTATGCCGGAGGTGCTCGGCCACATGGGCGCCGCGTACCCGGGCGTCATCATCGTGGAGCACATGCCGTGGTCGTTCCCGCTGCTGAAGGAGCAGCCGCAGGTGGTGGACGGCTACATGCTCATGTCGCAGAAGCCGGGCCTGGGCTGGGAGCTGGACGAAAAGGCGCTGGCGAAGTACAAGGTGGGGTAAGCGGCATGGCGGGTCTGGAGGGCGTCGGGCGGCTGCTGCTCATCGCGGGCGCGGTCATGGCCGCGCTGGGCGGCGTGCTGCTGCTGGCGGGCCGCGGCATCCCGTGGCTGGGCCGCCTGCCGGGCGACATCGTCGTCCAGCGCGAGGGGTTCACCCTCTACGTTCCCATCGTGACGATGGCCCTCGTGAGCGTCGTCCTCACCGTCCTGCTGAACGTCGTCTTCCGCCTCTTCCGCTGACCCCGCATGCGCACCAGCGACTTCGACTACCCGCTGCCGGAACGCCTCATCGCCCAGACGCCCGTCGAGCCGCGCGACCACAGCCGCCTGCTCGTCCTCCACCGCGACACCGGCGCCATCGAGCACCGGCGTTTCTTCGAGGTCGGCGACTACCTGCGGCGCGGCGACCTGCTGGTGTTCAACGACTCGCGCGTCATCCCCGCGCGGCTGTTCGGGCGCAGGCCCGGCACCGGCGGCAAGGTGGAGCTGCTGCTGCTGCGCCGCATGCCGGATGGCGCGTGGGAGGCGCTTGGGAAGCCGGGACGTCGCGTGCAGCCGGGCGCGCGCGTGCGGCTCGGCGGCGAGGACGGCGCGCCGACGGTCGAGGCCGAGGTCGTCGGCGTCGGCGAGGGCGGCGTGCGCACCGTGCGCTTTTCCGACGAGTCGGCGCTCGACAGGCTCGGCGTGGTCCCGCTGCCGCCGTACATCCGCGCGCCGCTGGCCGACCCGGAGCGCTACCAGACGGTCTATGCGCGGGTGAAGGGGAGCGCCGCGGCCCCGACGGCGGGCCTGCACTTCACGCCCGACCTGCTGCGGCGACTGCAAGAGCAGGGCGTCGATTTCGCGTTCGTCACGCTGCACATCGGGCTGGACACCTTCCGGCCCGTGACCGAGGATGACCCGCGCCAGCACAAGCTCCACCGCGAGCACTGCGAGGTTCCGGACGCGACCGCCGAGGCGCTGACCTGCGCGCGGCGTGAGGGACGGCGCATCGTCGCCGTGGGCACGACGGCGGTGCGGGCGCTGGAGACCGTCGGGCAGCGCATGCGCGAGGATGGCGTCGTGCCGCCGTACGCGGGGGAGACGGACACGTTCATCCTGCCCGGGCACCGCTTCCGGCTGGTGGACGCGCTGCTGACGAACTTCCACCTGCCGAGGTCGAGCCTGCTGATGCTGGTGGCGGCGTTCGCGGGCACGGAGCGGGTGCTGGCGGCGTACCGCGAGGCGGCGGCGCGCGAGTACCGCTTCTACAGCTTCGGGGATGCGATGGTGGTGCTATAGCACGAAACCCGTCCCTGTCGACCGACCATGCTGTCAAGTGTGCACTCCTTATTGAGTGTATGCTGCAATAATGCAACCTGACCAAGTGGCATGTGCGAAAGGACGAGTCATGGCTGACGAACGGAGCGACGTTAGTATCGTGAAGCCGGTTCCGAAGCTGCCGTCCTTTCGTCTTTTCTCGCCGGAAGTGGTTCGCGTACTGGACCGGATTAGATTTCACCTGCATAACGTCAGTGCTCTGAACCAGGGTTACAAGTATGCTGAGTTCTTCTGGTTTGCTCGCGAGTATCCGCGCTGCTATCGCTATCACCTTGATTGCGCCGACTTCCGGCTGAGAACAATTAGCGATCTCTACCAAGAGATTCGCGCTGAACTCACTCCAACAATTCGCCGGAGCCAGTCATGCGGTGGCGTGTCTGTTAGCAACGAGAAGGTGCAGAGGGTCTACTGGGATTTCGAGTCGTTTCTGTCCGAAATCAACATTGCGCTTGACCTTCTGGCTCGTGTCGCAGGCACGGCGTATAAAGAGGAAATGCCCGCGAACTTCAATCGATTCTGCAAAAAGGAAGGAGATGCGGGGCCTCTGGGGGTCATGCAAAAGGCCCAACTAAGGTGGGTCAACAAGCTAAAGAACTATCGAGATTGTTTCGTGCACTACACACCCGTCGACACCCTATTAACAATCTCTCTTGTACGGTGTGCGGACGGCTTCGAGGTTCGTGGCAAGCTCCCGATAAACCCAAATGTACGCGATATACTTGGATTCAGGTTCTCTAGACGGGTAGAGCTATTTAGGTACGCATGTGCTGTCCAAAGGAACATGGCCGCTCTCGACAAGGCTGTAGCGAAGGAAATCGCCCGCGCATTTGCCAGAGGCGAGTATCCAAGAAGGATTACGAATTTATTCTTCGTAGGGCGGCGCGAGCGACAGTAGGAACGTATAACAGGCCGCTCAGCCCGAACCGTTAAGCCTCACAACAGCCAAGAACGGGCGCTGAACGAACCCTTCTCGTGTCATTGCCGCAGCACTGCGAACGCGATGGTGGTGGTGTGATGGCTGGGAAACCCAGGAAGCCAATCCGATTCACTCGCCACGCCCTGGAGAGCATGGCGCGACGCGGCACGTTCCGCGACGAAGTGGCCGAGGCGATCCGGCGGGCCGCGTGGACGCCCGCCAGGTCCGGCAGATTTGAGTGCGCCCTGGATTTCCCTTACATATGGACTCTGGAATGGAAAGCGGTATACGACCAAACAGGTTGCACCGATGTTCATCGAGGAAGAGGATGCGATAGTGGGCATTACGGCCTACGTGTTCTACTTCTAGGAGGCTGTCATGAAGATGAGGTACGACCCCAAAGCGGACGCGCTGTACATCGAGAGCAGGAAGACGACCGTGACCACGAAGCGCCTGGATGAGGACATTGCCATTGACTATGACGCGGAAGGCCGCATAGCCGGGATTGAGATACTGTCGGCGAAAGAGCGGGTCTTCGGAAAAGGCAAGCGGCGACTCATTCAGTTGGAGAACGTGGAAGCCGCCTGATAAGGCCGTGGGGGTGAGCAGC belongs to Dehalococcoidia bacterium and includes:
- a CDS encoding mandelate racemase/muconate lactonizing enzyme family protein — its product is MKIQSVTTTVAEVPLERAFSGPRDVKYVSLGYIITQMRTDSGLQGVGMAWSANSRQLKALRMFTDELGAFLVGDDPLMVERAWEKMRTHSGLGPVGVAAHTMAMIDTALWDIAAKAAGMPLWKMLGGFRDKVYVYSSDGLWRSMTPDELARSAADYVKRGFRAMKMRLGGDRTVAQELERVRAVREAIGDGIELMVDINEAWTPQRAVQVGHLLEEFNLYWLEDPVTRDDVAGMAHVSASLRTPVAAGEYRYGTAPLREFIEHKAVDILMVDIHRVGGLTPWRKMAGYCEVMNIPLATHVMPEVLGHMGAAYPGVIIVEHMPWSFPLLKEQPQVVDGYMLMSQKPGLGWELDEKALAKYKVG
- a CDS encoding DUF5679 domain-containing protein; the encoded protein is MKAYCFKCRASKQMASAKQITMRNGRPGTQGACPTCGGKMFRLGKA
- the queA gene encoding tRNA preQ1(34) S-adenosylmethionine ribosyltransferase-isomerase QueA — translated: MRTSDFDYPLPERLIAQTPVEPRDHSRLLVLHRDTGAIEHRRFFEVGDYLRRGDLLVFNDSRVIPARLFGRRPGTGGKVELLLLRRMPDGAWEALGKPGRRVQPGARVRLGGEDGAPTVEAEVVGVGEGGVRTVRFSDESALDRLGVVPLPPYIRAPLADPERYQTVYARVKGSAAAPTAGLHFTPDLLRRLQEQGVDFAFVTLHIGLDTFRPVTEDDPRQHKLHREHCEVPDATAEALTCARREGRRIVAVGTTAVRALETVGQRMREDGVVPPYAGETDTFILPGHRFRLVDALLTNFHLPRSSLLMLVAAFAGTERVLAAYREAAAREYRFYSFGDAMVVL
- a CDS encoding DUF2283 domain-containing protein, whose amino-acid sequence is MKMRYDPKADALYIESRKTTVTTKRLDEDIAIDYDAEGRIAGIEILSAKERVFGKGKRRLIQLENVEAA
- a CDS encoding DUF2905 domain-containing protein, which encodes MAGLEGVGRLLLIAGAVMAALGGVLLLAGRGIPWLGRLPGDIVVQREGFTLYVPIVTMALVSVVLTVLLNVVFRLFR
- the thyX gene encoding FAD-dependent thymidylate synthase, with protein sequence MQNQPPAQPADALKGRTFPVLDKGHIVLLDCIGSDLRVVEAARVSTGSKAGDIEKDRKLISFLMENHHETPFEHVVFQFMVKCPIFVARQWFRHRIASYNERSARYRVFAEEFYVPSKNDLPGGLFDERDFDEYAKLMQQEHAFYERMIEKGNRLKGPENLLLRRRVREVFRGVLGTAYYTEFYWTINFRSLMNFVRLRTDEGAQLEIRRYADVLASIAKQTVPLCYEAFEKYTMRKAQ
- the folD gene encoding bifunctional methylenetetrahydrofolate dehydrogenase/methenyltetrahydrofolate cyclohydrolase FolD; this translates as MTARIIDGLAIAQQVRAEVAADVVKLQQSHKVTPGLAAVLVGDDPASAVYVRNKAKACAEAGIFAETVRLPHNTTEAELLGVVDRLNFDSRFHGILVQLPLPRHIHEATVLNAISPAKDADGIHPVNMGRLALGQPNVVSCTPAGVQQMLLRSGYDPAGKHVVVCGRSNIVGKPAALLLMQKAPGANATVTICHTGTRNLPDIVRQADILIAAAGSARMITADMVKPGVVVIDVGTNRVEDSTKKSGYRLVGDVDFDAVKEVAAAISPVPGGVGPMTIAMLLVNTVKLAKAAAG
- the proB gene encoding glutamate 5-kinase, which produces MSAKQDPTASGASPPTDGGDGSAAYRRVVVKAGTNLLTAGTDRLDLEVMAALVSQISRLVHQNVEVLLVSSGAIAAGRHSLGVTKDSKTSPSKPALAAVGQGRLVQAYEDLFRWHGITVAQALLTRGDLTDRGGYLNVRNTLLSLAELRVVTVINENDLVSLDEIMDDSFGDNDLLSAMVANLVDADMLVILTDLDGLYTADPRVDPSAKLIPRVERVDDAIEKQAGASASERGRGGMATKVRAAKLATSWGVAVAIAGGRTPNVLLRLVAGESVGTFFPPCHSKIDSRKRWLLSGLSARGELVVDNGAAGALRTGGKSLLPAGVRDARGDFQRGDIVTILDASGRQVGYGIVNYDAAEVQAIKGAKSSRISELLGHSFGDEVVHRNNLVVL